The proteins below are encoded in one region of Mangifera indica cultivar Alphonso chromosome 7, CATAS_Mindica_2.1, whole genome shotgun sequence:
- the LOC123220487 gene encoding multiple organellar RNA editing factor 3, mitochondrial-like: MEFPNDPKPTEDEMINAYDKTLATVVGSEEEAKKKIYSVCTTTYTGFGALISKELSYKVKGLPGVLWVLPDSYLDVPNKDYGGDLFIDGKVIHRPQYRFNERQQNSRNRPRPRYDRRRETMQVERREPMQRQNWSQNQTAPMQQPISMNNQNSAQGGGSDFQ; the protein is encoded by the exons ATGGAGTTCCCTAATGATCCCAAGCCTACCGAAGACGAGATGATCAACGCCTATGACAAAACACTCGCTACTGTTGTTGGCAG TGAGGAGGAGGCGAAGAAGAAGATATACTCGGTGTGTACGACGACATATACTGGATTTGGTGCTCTGATCTCTAAAGAGCTCTCTTACAAAGTTAAAG GGCTGCCTGGTGTTCTTTGGGTTTTGCCAGATTCATACCTTGATGTCCCCAACAAAGATTATGGAG GTGATTTGTTTATCGATGGGAAAGTTATCCATAGGCCACAGTATAGATTCAATGAGAGGCAGCAAAATAGTAGGAACAGGCCTCGCCCGCGATATGATAGGCGCCGAGAAACAATGCAGGTTGAGAGAAGAGAACCAATGCAAAGACAGAACTGGTCTCAAAATCAGACTGCACCCATGCAGCAACCAATATCAATGAATAACCAGAATTCTGCTCAAGGTGGAGGGTCAGATTTCCAGTGA